A stretch of DNA from Halobacteriovorax vibrionivorans:
AAGACAAGATTATCGAAATCGGGCTCGTCCAAATTGATAACTTAAAAGTTGGTGCTACAAAAAGTTTTCTCATCAACCCTGAAAGAAAGATTCCAGACTTTATTCAAAAACTAACTTCAATTTCCCAAGAAGAAGTAGAAGATGCACCAAAGATTGATGAAGTCATCGAAGAGGTTTTAGAATTTATTGGAGATCGCGTTCTCATCGCACACAACTCTTCATTTGATATCCCATTTTTAAATTCTGTTTTAAAAAGACTTGGGAGAAAAGAGCTAGAGAATAAGGGCCTTTGTACAAACCTTATGACAAAATACCTTATTCCAACCCTCATGAACTCAAATCTAAATTATATGTCGAGAATCTTTGAAATCTCACATAACAAGGCCCACCGCGCTCTTGATGATTCAATTGCAACAGCGGAGCTATTTCTAAATTACTTAAATATATTTATTGCTAAGGGTATCAAAAAGATCAACCATCTCTACTACCCTAAAAACCGCTATGAATTGGACCTTTGTAATTTCAAAAAAGCATCGAGTAACTTAGAGGAAATTCGAGATAAAATGAAATCGATTTTTGCTCCTTTTGTTATTACAGTAAAAGGAAAGAATGGAATTATTCTCTTCTCTTATCCTTGTACAAATAAAGAAAATGAAATTACATATATTTGTGATCGTATTGCTGAACTTGAATGGCAGACAATCTCAATGAAGCTTTCAGGGCCAATCCTTGAATCTCTTATTCGATTCAATCATTCATATGCAAAAATGGATGAGACGGACAAAGAGAAATCAATTGATCTATTAAAAGAGAACCTCATTGGTAAAGAAAGCCTCGAGGAACTAAAAGGCCAATACAAAGAAGAGTTACAAAAAATAAAACAATGTGACTTTGTTCTCATGAATCACCTGGTACCAGAGCAGTATACAATCTACCCTCTAGGTGCACTTGGTATTCGCCAAGGACTAATCTTTCGCTATCCGGGACACGATAAGAAATTAATTCAATACATTAATTCAAAAACCAACCGCAAGAAGTCAGGGAAGCTAAAAGAAGTTAACTTTCCAAAAGCACTAGCTGATATTACAAATCTCTATATGGCAAAGTGTATGAGAGAAGAGCGTGAACTTATCATCTTTAAAGACTCTTTTGCTTTAAAGAATAAAGAATTCTTCTTTGTGGAGTTTGAGAAATTCACACAGGCAAACCCTAATAGGTATAACTACCCAAAGGCCTTTATTTAGAGAAGATTATAGATAATTATATCTTGGCCAATGATATCCACACGGGAATTTTCAAGTCCTAATAAGTGACCAATCAGTCGCCCTAGAATCTTACTCTTTTGACCTTCTAGATTTAAATTTTTCACATTTAATTTGATGTCACTTCCATTTAAAGTGAAAGAACACTTTATAGTACTATCCCCTTTTTCAATGAGAAGTTCATGATTTTTTAAAGTCATCATCTCACTTAAAATTAAATAAAGAATAATTGGTAGTGAAGCACCACATATTTTTGCATTTTCTAATTGTGCTGAAACATTAGTTTCGATTGAAATCCCTGATTCAATTTTTCGATTACTAAGAAGTGTTGTTGCTTGCTCTAGAATTGTTCCAAAACTTTGGTCGAAACCTTGTTTTTCTTTAAGACGTGAAAAACCTAAGAATGTACTCACTAGGTTTTGACAACGTTTCGCTGAAGCTTTCATCTCTTCTAAAGTTGCAGCATCTTCTTCGGCCCAGTCTTCGAGCTCTAACATATTAATTGCCGCTAGAATTCCGGCCAATGGATTATTTAATTCATGAGCAATAGAGCTAGTAATAATACCAAGCTCTGAATGTGATTTTGAATAATTAAACTCCTGTCTTACAAGACAGATGATTTGTAGATGATTAGATGTTGACGATAGGATCTTATACTTATTTTCATCAATATCAATCCAGCCACTATCAACAGACTTCAGAAGTTGTCCTGGAGTTATTCCTAATTTTGAAAAATGATCGTTGTGAAAGTTTACAATATCATCATTTAAAATTACCACCGGAAAGCTAAGCTGATTGATCAGCTCACTGATACCGATTGCTTCATTTGCCAAGTCTTTATCATTAGCACTGATAAGGGTGATGGCATTTGCGATTCCAATGGCAAACTCTTGAGTATTTTCACCTTTATTTTTTAAAAGATAATAATTCTCCTCATCTTCAAAACAATAGTCTTCAACGACTAAGTAATTTTGAGAAGTATTCTTTTTTATTTTTGTAATAGCGAATTCATTCTTAACATCATTGAGTTTAAAAATTGTACCGATAAAGTTACTATCACTTTCTTGATAGACCTTTTCAAGTATTACCCCACCTTCTCCAAGTTCATCTAAATTTGTTAAGTGCATGCTTTCATTTAACTTATAAAGTCGCTGTAGAGCGCGGTTAAAGTGCACTAAGTTCTTTAGGTGATCAATACTTTCAACTTCTATAAGACAAGATTGAAGCTTTATAATAAGAGGTGATCCTGATTCTATTTCAAACTCAATTGGATATTCTAGGTCTTCATGAACTGGAGTGAAGCCAGCATAAACGAGCTCTCTTAAAACTTCTTCCTCAAGTGAGATATTAGTATGATAGTAGAACTTATCAACACCACTTGAAGTCGCATTGGCTTTTTCAGCACCTAGCTCCAATGAATTAATCATGCCTTTGTCCCCTTATGAAGAGTAACCTTGCCGTCGGCATAATGAATATCAACATCCACATTTGATAATTTATTCATCTCTTTTGCACTTCCAATAACCTTATCTCCAATTTGAGTATAAGCATAACCACGAGTTAAAACGTTACGAGGATTCAATGCTGAAAGAATCTTTTCAAATTCTAGGTTGCGATTTTTAAATACTTGTACCTTTTCTTTAATAGCACGAGATAGCTTTTGAGCGATACGATCAAGCTCATAGCTATATTCATATAGTGAAAGAATTTGTTCCTTTCTTTTTATTAAATTAAGTTTTTCAAGATCGTGTTTATATTCTGAAATCTTTGATCTAAGTGCTTGTAAGAAACTTAGTGGTGACGTTTCGGCCAGAACTTCATATCGAGTTCGAAGTTGGCCATCCATTGCGTTTTTAAGATCTTTTCTAACTCTATTTAAATCAGTTTCAATTGATAAAAACTTCTGCGTTAAAACTTCTGCGGCCGCTGATGGGGTCTCTGTTCGTAGATCTGCTACATAATCAGAAATTGTAAAATCAACTTGATGTCCTACTGCACTAATAGTTGGTATTGGACAATTATAAATATCCCAGGCTAGAGCCTCATCGTTAAATGCCCAAAGATCTTCCATGGAGCCACCACCACGAGTTAGAACAATAACGTCTAACATATCCTTAGTGCGCCCCTCTTCTTTTGCCTTGAGATGGTATGCAATTAATTTCTCTAATGCTTTTCTGATTGAAGCTGGTGCGTTATCCCCTTGAACAAGTGCCGGTGATAATAAGACTTGGT
This window harbors:
- a CDS encoding histidine kinase dimerization/phospho-acceptor domain-containing protein; protein product: MINSLELGAEKANATSSGVDKFYYHTNISLEEEVLRELVYAGFTPVHEDLEYPIEFEIESGSPLIIKLQSCLIEVESIDHLKNLVHFNRALQRLYKLNESMHLTNLDELGEGGVILEKVYQESDSNFIGTIFKLNDVKNEFAITKIKKNTSQNYLVVEDYCFEDEENYYLLKNKGENTQEFAIGIANAITLISANDKDLANEAIGISELINQLSFPVVILNDDIVNFHNDHFSKLGITPGQLLKSVDSGWIDIDENKYKILSSTSNHLQIICLVRQEFNYSKSHSELGIITSSIAHELNNPLAGILAAINMLELEDWAEEDAATLEEMKASAKRCQNLVSTFLGFSRLKEKQGFDQSFGTILEQATTLLSNRKIESGISIETNVSAQLENAKICGASLPIILYLILSEMMTLKNHELLIEKGDSTIKCSFTLNGSDIKLNVKNLNLEGQKSKILGRLIGHLLGLENSRVDIIGQDIIIYNLL
- the xseA gene encoding exodeoxyribonuclease VII large subunit, giving the protein MTNKVPSVSQLITHIKNNLESNYQNISVTGEVSNLSSSGAGHWYFSLGDANALMNMALFRGDAMRNPIIKNIKAGDKVIVSGSVSVYPKRGSFQLIVKRIVPAGKGDLQEQFERLKKKLQAEGLFDMSSKIPIPSMPKKIGVITARGAAALQDFLNVAARRSDYHQVLLSPALVQGDNAPASIRKALEKLIAYHLKAKEEGRTKDMLDVIVLTRGGGSMEDLWAFNDEALAWDIYNCPIPTISAVGHQVDFTISDYVADLRTETPSAAAEVLTQKFLSIETDLNRVRKDLKNAMDGQLRTRYEVLAETSPLSFLQALRSKISEYKHDLEKLNLIKRKEQILSLYEYSYELDRIAQKLSRAIKEKVQVFKNRNLEFEKILSALNPRNVLTRGYAYTQIGDKVIGSAKEMNKLSNVDVDIHYADGKVTLHKGTKA
- a CDS encoding 3'-5' exonuclease, with product MESNSNQSSREMLEDMSFCVFDLETTGGNQKKDKIIEIGLVQIDNLKVGATKSFLINPERKIPDFIQKLTSISQEEVEDAPKIDEVIEEVLEFIGDRVLIAHNSSFDIPFLNSVLKRLGRKELENKGLCTNLMTKYLIPTLMNSNLNYMSRIFEISHNKAHRALDDSIATAELFLNYLNIFIAKGIKKINHLYYPKNRYELDLCNFKKASSNLEEIRDKMKSIFAPFVITVKGKNGIILFSYPCTNKENEITYICDRIAELEWQTISMKLSGPILESLIRFNHSYAKMDETDKEKSIDLLKENLIGKESLEELKGQYKEELQKIKQCDFVLMNHLVPEQYTIYPLGALGIRQGLIFRYPGHDKKLIQYINSKTNRKKSGKLKEVNFPKALADITNLYMAKCMREERELIIFKDSFALKNKEFFFVEFEKFTQANPNRYNYPKAFI